From a single Tachypleus tridentatus isolate NWPU-2018 chromosome 6, ASM421037v1, whole genome shotgun sequence genomic region:
- the LOC143251559 gene encoding general transcription factor II-I repeat domain-containing protein 2-like, translating into MRPYTDGEILKQGILLFTENCCPTSTQKATKLQLSNDTVTRRVECISNDLREQLMSESKNFVCYSIALDGTKDIADIEQLAFFIRGVKPDFTITEELLSIRSLHGSTKGAEIFQQMMTVLKDAELDPAKLVGVATDGAPSMLGLGEGLQGHITRWRQAEELKPVVWHHCIVHQENLLAKSLKFKHVTDIVFSTVNWIRANALNHRQFKQFLVDINADYGDVIIFTAVRWLSRSSVIKDSMLYSQKYGLSSRKR; encoded by the coding sequence ATGAGACCGTACACCGATGGTGAGATACTGAAACAAGGCATTCTTCTATTCACTGAAAACTGCTGCCCGACTTCAACTCAAAAGGCAACGAAACTGCAGCTGAGCAACGACACAGTGACCAGACGGGTTGAGTGCATTTCAAACGACCTACGAGAACAATTGATGAGTGAATCAAAGAATTTCGTTTGCTATTCGATTGCCCTTGACGGTACGAAAGACATTGCCGACATCGAGCAGCTCGCTTTTTTCATTCGCGGAGTTAAGCCTGATTTTACCATCACCGAAGAACTTCTTTCTATTCGCTCTCTTCATGGTTCGACTAAGGGTGCTGAGATCTTCCAACAGATGATGACTGTCCTCAAGGATGCGGAGCTTGATCCAGCGAAGTTAGTCGGCGTAGCAACCGATGGTGCTCCTTCTATGCTTGGCCTCGGTGAGGGGCTGCAAGGTCACATTACAAGATGGCGTCAGGCCGAGGAACTGAAACCTGTTGTATGGCACCACTGTATCGTTCACCAAGAAAACTTACTTGCAAAATCGCTGAAATTTAAGCATGTTACGGACATAGTTTTCTCGACCGTGAACTGGATCCGTGCGAATGcgcttaatcatcgccagtttaAGCAGTTTCTTGTTGATATCAACGCAGACTACGGCGACGTCATCATTTTCACGGCAGTGCGCTGGCTGAGCCGATCGTCTGTCATAAAAGATTCCATGCTTTACTCCCAGAAATACGGACTTTCCTCCAGGAAAAGGTGA